TCATGAAGGAAACTTATTGACAGGATAAGTTTTTAATAGCTAATTCATTTTCCATCTTCGACTAGAACAAGATTTGAAGGTTAAGCATTCATTTCCTCCTTTAGCATACATTGAATGTAGTGAGTTGTCCAATCCAATTCAAGAAACCAGACCAAgcctaaatatattatattgacaCAAATTTATTGATATTTTCTATTAGAAgtttctctctctgtctctcttattagtataatttaaataaatgcATAGGGCCTGAGAAACATCACTCACAAATTCTCAAGCCTTTATCTCTCCTCTTCTCTCTGAccgatctctctctttcttcattcACTAAATTCATACtacaacaattatttatttacaagaatatttatcaattttctttgttgatatCAATATACCTGATTTGGAACATGGATAGAGATGGCCCGGTTGCCCATTTATGGTATATGCATCTGAGAGCATGGGTTCACCTCCAGTTATATTTGCATTTCCTGGTATCTCCATAACATCCTTCTTCCACCATTCCCCTAAGAAAGAACAATAACATtattaattttgaatattttaaagATCGTTTGACCAGTGGCGGAGCTAGAAATTGGAGTTAAGAGGGGCTTTTAAGCCATATAAAAGAAATTGGACAAAATATAATAGCACGAATGGAagaaattcgtaagatgagatATGACATTGACATTTTTTTAAAGGTGGGGTATGAAACTGTGACTaacccaatagttgaggtagttttatgtaatttacccaaattttaatcaaaagaGAGTAGGGGAAAAAAATAAGATTGAGATAATATATGCATCATAAGCACCAAACTTTTTTGTAAGTTTCTACAATGacgttgaaaaaaaattaataaccatGGTTCAAGCTATGAAAATGGTCTTTCAAGATAAATTCTTCCTCTATTCCATATATATGTAGTTTTATTGTAAAACAACACTCTACCATGCAAAATGATGAACTAAGGAAGGCTAGTTGATATAAGGCTTTGGTTTCATAATAATACTACTGTAAAACACATTTTGTTGGTCAATTAGAGAAATATAATAAAGCTAGCTGGGAGCAAAAGCACATAAGTCGAAGAATGCACTATGTTCAACCAAAAGCACacaaatagaagttacaaaGTGAAAAAACTTCAGAATAAGCACGGACCTCTCCTAACCCACTGCATAGGATAATCATTGCATTTTCTACGTACATACCTTATTGCattttcagttttcagtacGTACATACCTAGTATGATTGGAACCTCTGCATGACGTTTAGAAAAGGGATAGCGAGAACCACACTTTGGATAGACAAAAATGGGTTCGTGAACCGTTGCTCTTGCCCACCCACTGTGTGCGTGCCACCACATTGTTCCTTCTTCCGTTGAAAACTCTACTTTGTAATTGTACTTGTTTCCTGGCTGAATTGGGGTACTTAGGTCCATCTGACCATGGATTCTTTACTTGTCTAACTCCATGCCTGTAAATTAAACATACATTTTGTGGAAAAATGTTGGAgcaaatatgtttttatttaaatatttaaatatatttatgttttgttttactaCCAATATTATATACACAACGTTTTGCTTTATTACCAATATTGAAAGTCAATTGATTTTAGCTTAAGGAGTTATGCAATCAAAccgttttgtttttatttcttgtttgaatttgaattacgTTTTGATTTGATCTGCATCAACTGGTAAATATTGCACTGCGTATTTTTTCATTTCAAAGTCTATAACTGAAATTTCTTAAAGCAATTTAAGAAGTAAATTAATGTGATGTTAATAACTCCTTTTGTTTGCAACCGACCGTTTCGCACCCCATAAACTCTCTTTATATCCTTACGGTTttacaccccccccccccagcatctatttctttatatatatatatatatatatatatgtatgtataaggACACAGATAGAGATATCAGTTAGGCGTGGAGTAGAAATAGTAGaagaaaaaacaaggaaaaaaagtttaaatatattaatttaaaaagcaACATATCGAAAAAGTTTAGTTCGAAGGTTCTTCCGTTGTGCAAGGAAGAATCTTATCAGAAGAAGCATGTTCTGGGCTGTTTTATTCTGGGGACGACGTGGTGTTTGTGAACTGCTTGCACACTTTAGGCAGAGCCGCGAAACGTTTTAAAGAGAGTGACTTAGTCCGCGACTCATCCCAAGAATCATTCACCACTCAAGAGTTCTACATTTTTTTGGTAACTTCGTTCTTTTCTATTTCAGTTTACAACAAAAAATGCAATCGTACATCGAAAACTTGGCAAAATATATTACTACTTATAGATGAATGGTTCTGCTATAAGTAACATCGAGATCTTTTACGATAAAACTTAACACCTGTCGTACTACACAAATGGTTAAGTAGGACTTTATTGGAATGATTAGTAATAGGTTGTTGGCCCGACTTTGAAATCTTAACACATtttgacacaaaaacaaaataattagttAAATTCATGGATAGAACTATAATTTGAATATAAATCAAATGACGCACCAATGAAACATGATGTTGTAGTTTGCCTTGTTATAGACCGTAATAATAATTTAACTCCTCTACGAGCTTTCAAAGTCGGCCCTGGGAATCGGCCGTTCACAGTCAGGATTTCCTTGGTACTACATAGTCGAGTGTAAGAAGATGATTTCacctgcaacaacaacaacgcAATTTACACACATGAACATgagagagagacaaagagagacaaagagagagaatgcgagagatctagagagagaaatagatcAGTACAAACCACGAACTTGATGGATTTTCCCTGCTGAACTGGTTAGCTGTCTAGTCCTTGATGTTTGATGTTTTGCACTCCCTTAAGATTTTGAGTAtagctcaaaacttgaaaaaaGTTTCGGTTGATGTGATTGCTATAAGTTATCTTACCCTTTTTTCTGTCAAAATTTGAGACTTTTATCAGTGCATTGTGATAGCTCTTTACTGGATGTAATCATTCTATATTGACCGTTGCGTTTAAAAGAAGCAAAATTATAAAGGTTCAGGATATATTGTATATAAAACCTGGTGTCTCAAgctattttctttccttttgatGAATTTGTTATGAATTAATTTTCCCAGATCTGCAGTTCGCTCAATTATCTCTATGCTACATTGAGAACAGACTTTTAACATTTTCTTTATCTTGATAGCGGTGCATCGGATTGTTGGTGCATTTCTGTTGACATAGATTGTAGATTTCTTTAAGAAGTACTTTATTTTGAGGTGCAGACGTTCAGCCCCTGGAATATATAGTGAGTTGAAGCGATGTGGCTAGTAGTTAAATGGCGAGTGAGATAAATATGTCAGCAGATCTTCGTAACATTTTCTTAAAGAAACAGTGTATGTGGTTTGAGTTAATCATGACGGTTTCTTTTGTACGAAAGTAGGTAGTGAATGTTTATGGCAAAGTTTTGCTTAGCCATTTGCCTCGTTCCTTTGAGATTACTTCTGTGACAAGACTCTTTAATTCAAGGGTAAGTGCAGCCAAGCGacttaatatttaaaaaaacccACATAGGCTCTCAAAGACATATATAACTTTAATAGgtagaaaatataataaatcTCATATTCTCGTACAAATTTTTACCCGTGCCACAAATCATTATTGGTTTAGTAATTATTCCTCTCATAAAATGAACCCTCTAAGTTGTAACGTATAACATTTAGCGGGCCAATCCATCCCAATGATGCCATGGATGATGATTGTGAATAGATGAAGCGAGAAGTAGAGTGTTCCTAAGTCCTATAGAAATAGGTATTTTAGCCTAGCTGCGGCCTCTAGGATACACTCTCTGTGGCCAAAAGCACTAATTCTCAGGAACTCTTCACCCAACGGACCAAATCCAGATCCCGGAACTGTAATTATGTGTGTTTTCTCAAGAATGTGTTTGCATAAATCCCAAGAATTTGAACCTGGAAAGTGCACCCAAATGTAGGGAGCATTTGCACCGCCGTATACTTGTAAACCAACAGAAGACAATGCCTCACCCAGTATATTTGCATTCTCCATGTAGTAGTCAACCAGAGAATTCACAGCCTGAAACCGCAAAATGTGAATTTGTAATTTTGGAGATGTGTAATTTGTTTGgaagttatttattttatgtataaAAGGTTTACCTTGAAGCCTTGCGAGGAAAGACAGGCGAGTCCACCAGCTTGAGCAACATTGGACGCCCCGGTGAAGCAAGTATTGACAATGCGATTGAAGTCGTGTATAACAGGAAATCCATTCGAGTATAAGAGCTCGTCAGGCACTACTGTCCAGCCTAGACGGACACCAGTGAAGCCAGCAAACTTGGAGAATGATGATATTTCGATTGCAACCTGTCTAGAACCGGGAATTTCAAAGATGGAACGAGGGCAGTTATCGTCTTGTACATATGACAAATAAGCAGCGTCGAAGATGATAATGGATCCATTGTCCCTGGCAAACTTGACAAGAAGCTCTAATTGCTCCCTAGTTGCTGCATGACCAGTGGGGTTGTTTGGAGAGCAGAAGAAAATAACATCTGTTCTTGAAGTGGTTGCCAAGTCCGGAAAGAAGTTATTTTTGTGTCCGCACTTCATGTACTCAATGCTCCCATACCTTCCACTCCCACCTTCGTCTCCAGCTTGACCGATAATCACACTTGAGTCGATGTAAGCCTGCCAGCGCCATGTATCGGATCAGATACCAATCTTTCATTTGTTTGGAATAATTCAATTAAGCATTCCTTCGTTTGGAACATGTTCAGTAACATAACAACATACCGGAAATGATGGATCCTGCACAGCTATGGTCACTTTGGAACCCAGCAACAACTGTAAGTACACAAGAAAATCATAAATCTGTGTTACTAGAATACCCTTGCTTCGAGCGTTACACGTAATAAGATAACGAGCATCCGCCAAACTTAAACGGTAATTGTGTACCTGAAGTCGCGTAATGTCACACTGCGCACCATCTGATACGAAAACTTCTGTGTCTTTTATCTGCAGATCTTTATAGAATGCTTTTACAATTGCCTTCCGCAATGCCTATATGTAGACATATAAACAAGTTTAGGTACTTAGCAAGCGCACGGAAACGAGCGCGCACACAAACACACCAGCGTGTATatagagggagagaaagaggagtAATGTTTTCTCACTAGACttgtgttctttttttttggtcaattcgCTAGACTTGTGTTCAGTTGACTATGAACGTGGAACACACTTGAGATTCATAGTCCGACAAGAGAACGATGGTTGGAGCTCGGGGaagcaaagcaaaagaagaaaaaatgaatgcacggcaaagtttgaaatttctttAATGTGGTCGACATTTCCgtggaaatattgaaaaatcaacaGATTGCATTGGCCTGGAGAAACTCTTAAATTTCAACTAAAATCAATTGATTTCATCAATATTTCTAATATATTGGTTAAATATCAGCAAACTCCCATAtcctaaagtttcattttaaatttttacgtttttgagcaaaatttttatcatttccaTAAAAAACAATTGGTATCAATACATTCATCGATATTTTCaccaatattaatattttaaacattgatGCATGGAACATTTAATAAATGTTGAAACAAGGTAAAGCaattgatgagtagattttatattatatattttaccctaatcttagtatattttggttaatatattggaagaattttgatactttgaattgtattttcaatataggacttccGACTTCctttggaattactccaaaattcgtccatttgatcctgttttgctccagaggaagtcggaagtcctatattgaaaatacaattcaaagtattaaaattcttccaatatattaaccaaaatatattaagattagggtaaaatatataatataaaatctactcatcagcaATCAATTTAGGGTATCCAAGCATTAAAAGATGAGAACAATTGAGATTTAACTTAATAAGatttaattaaaactcaacTTTCATGACATTCGGGAGAGAATCATGCATTACTATGGTACCTTATTGCCTTGTTCAGGTCCGTACCCTGAATAACCGTCAGCGGTCGAAAGGGCATGTGCATACTGCAAAACatcaaaattctctaaacattattaagacattgaaaacaaagtcCACCCaaaatcttttcttttcttattcccCCTTCGTCTGTAAACTGTATGCTTTTAAAAGTAGTTAGTAGAATATATTCATCGATTCAGTTAAATTTACTAACATTAGCCATGCTTGATGCGATGATTTCTGGTATTGGTTCTGTTGTGTCGCCTATTCCGAGGCTTATCAACTTTGCATTCGGGTACTTCTCAATGTGTTCAAGCTCCAGCCTTGAAATCTGAATttaccacacacacacacagatacatacatatatatatatatatatatatatatatatatatatatatatattgttagcATCAGTTTCTGAATAGTGTATTCAAGAGACTAATCCAATTGCCAAAAGAAGAATGAACTCACCTCAGGAAACAGGCCATTCCGCAATTTCTCCATGTTTGCATTGCGAGCTACCTTCGTACGACAACCTGATTTTTACAGTTGGAAGAATCATATTCGTGATCAGTTTCTTAATTCTTTGGTCTTATAAGGTGGCAGatttaaagattaaaaaattacgatacacagtgtgtgtgtgtgtggaaggAATGGATAATCACGTAGAGGAGAAATAGTGTTCATACCAAACAATCGGTCCTTTTCGTTCTTGAAGCTGCGTGAATGACAAACAAAGGAAAGGTTACAGATTAGTAAATCAAGTGGCAAGTGCAATGGAGCATGATTACTTGTGAATGCAAGGTCTAgggtttgttgttgttgtttgcagAAAATGGAGGATAGGTAGAACTGAAAGAGTAGTGAACTAGTGAGGTAGCTTATAATTTTGAAAGGAATTGCAGAGTAGTACCTGAAGGCCTGAATTATCATCACAGGCTGCAATGTCAGGGCATGGGACATTGATGAAAAACTTGTAGGAAACTTGtacatttggatttggattattGAATGCTCCAATCACAAACTTCGTCTCAAATTCTTATTGTGAGTTGAGACTTGTAGTGtgagatatatatatgtatatatataggacTCGGTTATAAAAGTCTCCGGCTAACACCGTCTAGATTCCGCTTAGGCGGCAAACTTCCGCCATGATTAATTTCTAGAcgtttaaaaaataagaaagggcGCCTAGGCTAAAAGTCTCGGCCTAACGTCGTCTAGACTTTGCTTAGGTGGCTAGCCTTCGCCATGATTAATTTATAGAcgtttaaaaaataagaaaggcGAGGGTAAAAGTCTCGGCCTAATGCAGTCTAGACCCCGCTTAGGCAGCTAGCCTCCACCATGATTAATTTCTAAGCGTTTAAAAAATAAGAAGGGGAGCCTGGGCTAAAAGTCTCCACCTAACACCGTCTAGGTCCCGCTTAGGTGGCTAGCCTCCACCATGATTATTTCTAGgcatttaaaaaataagaaatgacATCTAGACCTGCTTAGACGCCCACCTAAACCCACCTAGacatgcattttattttttcaataaatagtAAGAGATTTGTTGGATACTTatatgaacactcattatatatttgtcctccatattttcaatatgtttaAGTACTTTATActttatatgtcattctatttttgtATTATGTATCTCAAtacatttatttgtttattttaagtataagta
Above is a window of Malus sylvestris chromosome 15, drMalSylv7.2, whole genome shotgun sequence DNA encoding:
- the LOC126603667 gene encoding aminotransferase ALD1, chloroplastic-like isoform X3 yields the protein MYKFPTSFSSMSHALTLQPVMIIQAFSFKNEKDRLFGCRTKVARNANMEKLRNGLFPEISRLELEHIEKYPNAKLISLGIGDTTEPIPEIIASSMANYAHALSTADGYSGYGPEQGNKALRKAIVKAFYKDLQIKDTEVFVSDGAQCDITRLQLLLGSKVTIAVQDPSFPAYIDSSVIIGQAGDEGGSGRYGSIEYMKCGHKNNFFPDLATTSRTDVIFFCSPNNPTGHAATREQLELLVKFARDNGSIIIFDAAYLSYVQDDNCPRSIFEIPGSRQVAIEISSFSKFAGFTGVRLGWTVVPDELLYSNGFPVIHDFNRIVNTCFTGASNVAQAGGLACLSSQGFKAVNSLVDYYMENANILGEALSSVGLQVYGGANAPYIWVHFPGSNSWDLCKHILEKTHIITVPGSGFGPLGEEFLRISAFGHRECILEAAARLKYLFL